A single Lolium perenne isolate Kyuss_39 chromosome 6, Kyuss_2.0, whole genome shotgun sequence DNA region contains:
- the LOC127309465 gene encoding uncharacterized protein translates to MEGGAREAIVDCFMEVTSCKPRSIAVRHLASCSWRLEAAINLYFTVGAVGGAPDHPVVDPIPVRSETTHDDTVRDPIPARSDRLYQHEDFYGPGSSTARAAPSIWSVNREPPSRTPVYPVPVFVDDASMPEIKETGWESDGDTSTYEKEETKIVEEDEPAKEAEEDDVKNDDKEPMEEDDGTKSMEMEEEDDGYGGTEDDYEYSDDDQDDGDYLDAAETDHMEALDGQPPPRSRTDRTLDDLFRPPYEIMFQGSFHDAKVHAARKDQWLLINIQLSGLFASHLHNRDLWSNEVVAQVIKDSFVFSLLQKTGRSGDEAGKVCCFYKLQDDQLPAVLVLDPITGQLLAKWCGIVQQPDDFLTSIGKYTESKPSTLSKPRIVVRPIAAATPQEPVAAPAAPLPKVVGKIEEAPAAPLPEADKTEAPAVTIDDGKPMEGEAVCKMRVRFHTGNIVTKEFGSTRAVAVLFAYCSSVVREQAGTDQAFRIMRMTGRTFEELRDDGASSFEDLNLNRDTVTVVLDS, encoded by the coding sequence ATGGAGGGCGGCGCGAGAGAAGCCATCGTCGACTGTTTCATGGAGGTAACGTCGTGCAAGCCCCGGTCGATCGCCGTGCGTCACCTCGCTTCCTGCAGTTGGCGTCTCGAGGCCGCCATCAACCTTTATTTCACCGTCGGCGCCGTCGGTGGGGCACCCGATCATCCCGTGGTGGATCCGATCCCAGTCCGCTCCGAGACGACGCACGATGATACGGTGCGTGATCCCATCCCCGCCCGCTCCGACAGGCTGTACCAGCACGAGGACTTCTACGGCCCCGGTTCCAGTACTGCCCGCGCCGCCCCATCCATATGGAGCGTGAACCGGGAGCCGCCGTCTCGAACGCCGGTTTATCCGGTGCCTGTGTTCGTGGACGATGCATCTATGCCGGAAATTAAGGAGACCGGGTGGGAATCTGATGGTGACACCAGCACATATGAGAAGGAAGAAACCAAAATCGTGGAGGAAGACGAACCAGCGAAGGAAGCCGAAGAAGATGATGTGAAAAACGACGATAAGGAGCCGATGGAAGAAGACGATGGCACCAAAAGcatggagatggaggaagaagacgacgggTACGGCGGCACGGAGGACGATTACGAGTACAGCGACGATGATCAAGACGACGGAGACTACCTAGATGCGGCGGAGACCGACCACATGGAGGCGTTGGATGGGCAGCCGCCGCCTCGGTCTCGGACCGACAGGACCCTCGACGATCTGTTCCGGCCTCCGTACGAGATAATGTTCCAGGGAAGCTTCCACGACGCCAAGGTGCACGCGGCGAGGAAGGACCAGTGGCTGCTGATCAACATACAGCTCAGCGGCCTCTTCGCCTCGCACCTGCACAACCGGGACCTATGGTCCAACGAGGTGGTCGCCCAGGTGATCAAGGACAGCTTCGTCTTCTCCCTACTGCAGAAGACCGGGAGGtccggcgacgaggcgggcaaAGTGTGCTGCTTCTACAAGCTCCAAGACGACCAGCTGCCGGCCGTGCTTGTTCTGGACCCCATCACCGGGCAGCTGCTGGCTAAGTGGTGCGGCATCGTCCAGCAACCTGACGATTTCCTGACAAGCATCGGCAAGTACACCGAGTCCAAGCCTAGCACGCTCTCCAAACCCAGGATCGTCGTCCGACCCATAGCAGCAGCAACCCCTCAAGAACCGGTTGCTGCACCGGCGGCACCGTTGCCCAAGGTCGTTGGCAAGATCGAGGAGGCTCCGGCCGCACCGTTGCCTGAGGCTGACAAGACCGAGGCTCCTGCGGTGACCATCGATGATGGGAAGCCTATGGAAGGAGAGGCGGTCTGCAAGATGAGGGTACGGTTCCATACGGGCAACATCGTCACCAAGGAATTCGGGAGCACGCGGGCGGTCGCGGTGCTCTTCGCCTACTGCAGCTCAGTTGTTCGTGAGCAGGCCGGGACGGATCAGGCATTCCGGATCATGAGGATGACTGGCCGGACCTTTGAGGAGCTGCGCGACGACGGTGCGTCCTCGTTTGAAGATCTCAATCTCAATCGAGATACCGTCACGGTTGTGCTGGATAGCTGA